The Elusimicrobiota bacterium genome includes the window GAAGCAACACCGGCGCGCGGGGAAACTTTAGCAGTAAGATGGATACTCCAATATGCGCGTGCAAGAACAGGGAAACCGATACATCAAAGATTAGCGGAAGAAATTATGGAAACCGCGCGCGGGGAAGGTTCAGTAATTAAGAAACGCGAAGATACACATAAAATGGCGGAAGCAAACCGTGCATTTGCGCATTATAGATGGTAGTTTATATATATTAGAGGATTATGGAAACAACGGTTGTAAGACCCAAAGGGAAAAATAGGATGTCGATAGAGTCCGTAAATACGTTATCAACGGATCGTATACGTAATATTGGTATAATAGCGCATATAGATGCCGGAAAAACCACGACAACAGAACGTTTACTTTTTTATACAGGAAAGATACATCGTATTGGCAAAGTTGATGATGGTAATACCACAATGGATTGGATGGAACAGGAACAGGAACGCGGAATAACTATCACCGCAGCAGTAACGACTTGTTTCTGGAGAGAACATCAGATAAATATTATTGATACACCTGGCCATGTTGATTTTACGGTAGAGGTTGAGAGGTCTTTACGTGTTCTTGATGGTGCTGTAATAATTTTCTGCGGTGTTGGCGGAGTTCAGCCGCAATCGGAAACTGTCTGGCGTCAAGCAACGCGTTATAATGTTCCGCGGTTGGTGTTTGTAAACAAACTTGATAGAACTGGCAGTGATTTTTATGAAGTAGTTGATCAAATTAAAAAGAAGTTACATGTAAAACCTTTGGTATTGCAGTTACCTATCGGAAGAGAATCGGAATTTAATGGTGTCATAGATTTAATTCGTATGCGGGCGCTTACATGGGATGACAGTGTGGAAGATCCAAAATTGGGTTATCAGACGATGCCTATACCTCAGGAATATATTGATTCCGCAAAAAAGTATCATGACCAGATGCTTGAATTATTGGCGGAAGTAGATGAAAATATCATGGATAAATATGTGCACGGAAAAACTGTTGAAATAACCGAAATATTTGATGCGATAAGAAAATCTACTATACAAAACAAGTTGTTCCCGGTACTCTGCGGCGCATCGTTTAAGAATAAAGGGGTTCAGCCTTTACTTGATGGTATCGTAGATTATCTGCCATCAGGGAAAGATTTACCTCCGGTAACGGCGCATAAACCGGATACACATGAAGAATGTAAACTTAAACGCGAGAAAGAGGAAAACCTTAGCGCGTTAGTTTTTAAAATTCAGGTAGATCCGTTCGTAGGAAGATTGTGTTATGTTCGTATATATTCAGGAGAACTTAAGGCTGGTGAAACGATTTATAATGCTACCCGTAAGAAACAAGACCGTATTTCACGGTTAATCAGAATAAACGCAAATATGAGAGAAG containing:
- the fusA gene encoding elongation factor G gives rise to the protein MSIESVNTLSTDRIRNIGIIAHIDAGKTTTTERLLFYTGKIHRIGKVDDGNTTMDWMEQEQERGITITAAVTTCFWREHQINIIDTPGHVDFTVEVERSLRVLDGAVIIFCGVGGVQPQSETVWRQATRYNVPRLVFVNKLDRTGSDFYEVVDQIKKKLHVKPLVLQLPIGRESEFNGVIDLIRMRALTWDDSVEDPKLGYQTMPIPQEYIDSAKKYHDQMLELLAEVDENIMDKYVHGKTVEITEIFDAIRKSTIQNKLFPVLCGASFKNKGVQPLLDGIVDYLPSGKDLPPVTAHKPDTHEECKLKREKEENLSALVFKIQVDPFVGRLCYVRIYSGELKAGETIYNATRKKQDRISRLIRINANMREEIASASAGDLVGVIGLKTAATGDSLCEKKNPYLLEIMHFPEPVIFMAVEPQTKADEEKFMNALRQMSNEDPSFKIREDTEINQTLISGMGELHLEVIIERIRREFGVNINVGRPQVAYKETIRNIVECTGKYIRQTGGRGQYGHVELKVEPLPRGEGVQFVNEIRQGRIPEDYFGAIEKGVNIGLEINGKIGVPIIDVKVTLCDGSFHDVDSSEFAFEMAASLAIRNAMEKIKTVILEPIMKIEIVTPEEYVGEALADLNARRGQITSLEPKPGQQIVWGLVPLAEIFGYATVLRSLTQGRAIYNMEPFEYRPAPQEVVVKLLERYGNNNK